One stretch of Candidatus Rokuibacteriota bacterium DNA includes these proteins:
- a CDS encoding class I SAM-dependent methyltransferase, protein MNGPPESVRYGKPIDYSRLKPRVMADVRATIERIRALAEHFRPRAVRELDACPLCDAKDIHPYVHVFGYPYYRCERCSLVFLQRRLSPEALIAYWREGSTSDTYADPETYRYRREQVARPKVDFVLGQWSGARGRWLDLGAGIGDTVSLVSEHGWQGVGLEVSATCRAFARDVLGVDLLDQPIQEHARVVEPGHYDVVSAIGYLEHVDRPAEEIGLAARVLRAGGLFLMFNPNWQSLSMALAQKNPDNLYRFIHPPASTHVYSEATHEFICREFGFRMRAQWFFGMDAFELLNQLVSLGRLEPDSAEYRALHSSISEIQLAIDRMRTCDYIHVLLEKR, encoded by the coding sequence GTGAACGGCCCGCCCGAGTCCGTCCGGTACGGCAAGCCGATCGACTATTCGCGCTTGAAGCCGCGGGTGATGGCCGACGTTCGGGCGACGATCGAGCGCATCCGGGCGCTGGCCGAACACTTCCGGCCCCGGGCGGTCCGAGAGCTCGACGCCTGCCCGCTGTGCGACGCCAAGGACATTCACCCCTATGTCCACGTGTTCGGCTATCCGTACTACCGGTGCGAGCGCTGCTCTCTCGTGTTCCTCCAGCGGCGCCTGAGCCCGGAGGCGCTCATCGCCTACTGGCGCGAGGGCTCGACCAGCGACACGTACGCGGACCCCGAAACGTACCGGTACCGGCGGGAACAGGTGGCGCGCCCCAAGGTAGACTTCGTGCTGGGCCAGTGGAGCGGGGCACGGGGGCGCTGGCTGGACCTCGGCGCGGGCATCGGGGACACGGTGTCCCTGGTGAGCGAACACGGCTGGCAGGGGGTCGGGCTCGAGGTTTCGGCGACCTGTCGCGCTTTCGCGCGTGACGTGCTGGGCGTGGATCTCCTCGACCAACCGATCCAGGAGCACGCCCGGGTGGTGGAGCCCGGTCACTACGACGTGGTGTCGGCCATCGGGTACCTGGAGCACGTGGACCGCCCAGCCGAGGAGATCGGGCTGGCGGCTCGCGTCCTCAGAGCCGGCGGTCTCTTCCTGATGTTCAATCCGAACTGGCAGTCGCTCAGCATGGCGCTGGCCCAGAAGAACCCCGACAACCTCTATCGGTTCATCCATCCCCCGGCTTCCACCCACGTCTACAGCGAAGCCACCCATGAGTTCATCTGCCGGGAGTTCGGCTTCCGCATGCGGGCGCAGTGGTTTTTCGGGATGGACGCATTCGAGCTGCTCAACCAGCTCGTGTCGCTCGGACGACTCGAGCCGGACTCCGCGGAGTACCGCGCCCTTCATTCCTCCATCTCGGAGATCCAGCTGGCGATCGATCGAATGCGAACGTGCGACTACATCCATGTCCTTCTGGAGAAACGATGA
- a CDS encoding SPASM domain-containing protein yields MDLSKLRKWLVVDYLRRQGWMNENLTLRKALEMGSASFQFLAKREILRSYPLILKVDISPRCHMACTICVHAKPRGDGGPLDQQRLRGRMSRGQFEGIVNEARERALAISMYYMGDPYAHSEVDSFCRLAFDARVNVHLSTSFSFPFSDQRIAHIAESGVTHLTICIDGATQELYGVSRVGGRLDWVLSNLRRLAEYRNRHDLRYPKIEIQCLSFPHNRHQVQAVRCMTRELGADDFFTYEGYKDNWADRVVSEYVIHGPKVTRPIPRCYWPYVLMLIKYNGDVIPCCVHRIGEQYTERRTEHILGNVFESGVRGVWNNGAYQAIRRVVSNPGHASQTGELEASFCHGCSAVNRTNQGEYIDRKEAENYPAFSLGCGLSTLTSFRSTCSNPYRPHVSDIRHLLAGAVVLF; encoded by the coding sequence ATGGATTTGTCGAAGTTGAGAAAATGGCTGGTGGTGGACTACCTGCGCCGGCAAGGGTGGATGAACGAGAACCTGACCCTCCGCAAGGCCCTGGAAATGGGCTCGGCGAGCTTTCAGTTCCTCGCCAAGCGGGAAATCCTGCGGTCGTACCCACTAATCCTGAAAGTAGACATTTCGCCGCGCTGTCATATGGCCTGTACCATCTGTGTGCATGCCAAGCCACGCGGCGATGGCGGCCCGCTCGACCAACAACGTTTGAGAGGCCGCATGAGCCGCGGACAGTTTGAAGGCATTGTGAACGAGGCCCGCGAGCGGGCTCTGGCGATCTCGATGTACTATATGGGCGACCCATACGCCCATTCGGAGGTCGATAGCTTTTGCCGGCTGGCCTTTGATGCACGCGTCAACGTCCATTTGAGCACAAGCTTCAGTTTCCCGTTCTCTGATCAACGCATCGCCCACATTGCCGAAAGCGGGGTCACCCATCTGACGATCTGCATCGATGGAGCGACCCAGGAACTCTACGGGGTTTCCCGTGTGGGCGGTCGGCTGGACTGGGTGCTCTCCAACCTCCGGCGCCTCGCCGAGTACCGCAACCGTCACGACCTGCGGTATCCAAAGATCGAAATTCAATGTCTCTCGTTCCCCCACAACCGGCACCAGGTCCAAGCGGTTCGGTGCATGACGCGAGAGCTTGGAGCAGACGACTTCTTCACGTATGAAGGGTACAAGGACAACTGGGCCGATCGGGTGGTGTCGGAATACGTCATCCACGGGCCGAAGGTCACGCGGCCGATTCCACGGTGTTATTGGCCTTATGTGTTGATGCTGATCAAGTACAACGGCGATGTGATTCCTTGTTGTGTCCACCGCATCGGGGAGCAGTACACGGAACGCCGCACAGAACACATTCTTGGCAATGTATTCGAGTCTGGGGTGCGCGGGGTCTGGAACAACGGAGCGTACCAAGCCATCCGCCGGGTGGTGTCGAATCCAGGGCATGCCAGCCAGACCGGGGAACTTGAGGCGTCATTTTGCCACGGATGTTCGGCGGTCAACAGGACCAACCAGGGCGAATACATCGACCGCAAGGAAGCGGAAAACTACCCCGCATTCTCGCTAGGCTGCGGGCTCAGCACCCTGACCTCGTTCCGTTCGACATGCTCGAACCCGTATCGTCCACACGTTTCTGATATCCGCCATCTGTTGGCAGGAGCGGTTGTGCTTTTCTGA
- a CDS encoding radical SAM protein, with translation MKDVVYTKLNNTLARLLKTPPYLILFVTDTCWMQCRHCWFNEQWKETHLQSSQMTFDEYERLADSIDRIAFLSLTGGEAFTRPDIVEIAHMLARKTHLHRYQIPTSGWRTDVVVRRTQQMLTLNRDIPLRVDVSLDGTRATHETVREKRGAFDAAVETITSLNRLKEHYNYLDVGVITTISSYNQDEVAEIAEIVRRVHPQGEWMINLTRGHPRDPKAADVDPSNYERAHRIIEQRILDRDLQGHSGHRTASWLTAKNATRRKVIIDTVRGQGGGGGACAAGSLGAVIYSDGQVRPCELLEDTFGNVRDYNYDVGQLWCSARADEIRRHIQTTHCLCTQECFLSVSLLIRPQHWPDIVRQRIRVGRARGASPAMTGARA, from the coding sequence GTGAAAGACGTCGTGTATACGAAGCTGAACAACACCCTCGCGCGCCTGCTCAAGACACCGCCGTATCTTATTCTGTTCGTCACCGACACCTGCTGGATGCAGTGCCGCCATTGCTGGTTCAATGAGCAATGGAAGGAAACACACCTGCAATCGAGTCAGATGACGTTCGATGAATACGAGCGACTGGCGGATTCGATTGACCGGATTGCCTTCTTGAGTCTCACCGGTGGAGAGGCCTTCACTCGCCCCGACATTGTGGAAATTGCCCACATGCTTGCCCGCAAGACGCATCTGCATCGCTATCAAATCCCTACCTCCGGGTGGCGAACGGATGTGGTCGTTCGCAGGACGCAGCAAATGCTCACCCTCAATCGAGACATCCCGCTCCGCGTGGATGTCTCCCTCGACGGCACCCGGGCAACGCATGAAACCGTTCGCGAGAAACGAGGGGCATTTGATGCGGCCGTCGAGACCATAACATCGCTCAACCGACTCAAGGAACACTACAACTATCTGGACGTAGGGGTGATTACGACGATCTCCAGCTACAATCAGGATGAGGTTGCGGAGATTGCCGAGATCGTTAGGCGGGTGCATCCGCAAGGCGAATGGATGATCAATCTCACCCGAGGTCATCCTAGAGATCCAAAGGCTGCCGATGTCGATCCCAGCAACTACGAGCGTGCCCATCGCATTATCGAACAACGCATCCTCGACCGGGATCTCCAAGGCCACTCGGGCCACCGTACCGCGTCGTGGTTGACGGCAAAGAATGCCACGCGTCGGAAGGTCATCATCGATACCGTACGTGGACAGGGGGGCGGCGGCGGTGCGTGTGCCGCCGGGTCCCTAGGTGCGGTGATCTATTCCGATGGGCAGGTGCGTCCTTGCGAGCTCCTCGAGGACACCTTCGGTAACGTTCGGGACTACAACTACGACGTTGGCCAGCTGTGGTGCTCGGCACGCGCTGATGAGATCCGGCGTCACATCCAGACGACCCATTGTCTTTGCACGCAGGAATGTTTCCTGTCCGTGTCCTTGCTGATCCGGCCACAACACTGGCCGGACATTGTGCGGCAGCGAATACGTGTGGGCAGGGCGCGCGGGGCATCGCCAGCGATGACGGGGGCGCGAGCTTAA
- a CDS encoding class I SAM-dependent methyltransferase has protein sequence MTATSQTSPSAARIRRHFSEYAGSFDKLYDGKRLKRILRRSLWQRQQVTLDLVRSFEAPSVLDVGCGSGRIAEDILEHGASRYVGIDFSAPMLELARDRLRRFGARVELLEGDYRLIEVDERFDVVVALGLFDYLPDAATVARRMHGHCQGALVATFPRWTWTRGPYRAIRYGLFCDCPIFNYTRAGIESMLGQSGFRRVSFKVANYVLVVVAEPFG, from the coding sequence ATGACGGCGACATCGCAGACAAGCCCCTCGGCGGCCCGAATACGCCGTCACTTCAGCGAATACGCCGGCTCATTTGACAAACTGTACGATGGCAAGCGGCTGAAACGCATACTGCGTCGGAGCCTGTGGCAACGGCAGCAGGTAACCCTCGATCTGGTTCGTTCGTTTGAAGCACCCAGCGTTCTGGACGTGGGGTGTGGATCAGGACGTATCGCTGAGGACATTCTGGAGCATGGGGCGAGTCGCTACGTAGGAATCGACTTTTCTGCCCCCATGCTGGAACTGGCTCGTGATCGCCTGCGACGATTCGGCGCACGGGTCGAGCTGTTGGAGGGAGACTACCGCCTCATCGAGGTTGATGAACGGTTTGACGTGGTGGTGGCCCTCGGCCTCTTCGATTATCTTCCGGATGCCGCGACCGTTGCCAGGCGCATGCACGGCCACTGCCAAGGGGCCCTGGTCGCAACGTTCCCGCGCTGGACCTGGACCCGAGGCCCCTATCGAGCCATTCGATACGGTCTGTTTTGCGACTGCCCGATTTTCAACTACACGAGGGCCGGCATTGAAAGCATGCTTGGCCAGAGCGGGTTCCGGCGGGTGTCGTTCAAGGTAGCAAACTATGTTCTTGTCGTCGTTGCCGAGCCATTCGGATGA
- a CDS encoding WecB/TagA/CpsF family glycosyltransferase has protein sequence MISDTFHAVAQWMITRAQHPSSTPTIICHVNVNNYYHFVRSPGLLNALTHHADLILDGIGMKFGAFLLGKGWRADLNGTDLFPMLMRRAVTARVPIYLLGATETVVRDAAWRVQTMFPGIRLAGFRSGYFDIAREPEIVADINRSGAGIVLVGRGCPLQEQFAIRQRTALTVPMLWMVGGLLDFVSQRKPRAFPLLRRLRLEWLFRFGLEPRDKWLRNIVAAPWFLWHVLSLRRQERERRHASSRENRRCGRAAGASDGKIPLLITMDLELAYDHDRRQQHAALERLIRDCDESGIPLTVFSTADAGDEFSEEIRSLLRADHEVGCHGVAHDVGEDFGEMPATVAERLIGEATLRLYQNTGQWPRCFRGPRMTTSATTQAALVRHGYAADFSVCPQRLDSLRFRGGTLHRLLAPRQPYRPSIDSPFHRGDAQLHVVPLSTIGLPFVSGVLYLFGLRLMKTFFRLLVWEARRRGTAIVYLFHSYEFSQRTAPGASGWCDGGRRGGRHRWHHRLYEQDREYRYATNLGLLRYMCAYEGVMPTTGARLVARLEEERCT, from the coding sequence ATGATCAGCGACACGTTTCATGCCGTTGCGCAATGGATGATTACCCGGGCACAACATCCGTCGTCGACGCCGACAATCATCTGCCACGTCAATGTCAATAACTACTACCACTTCGTTCGGTCACCTGGCCTCCTGAATGCCCTCACACACCATGCCGATCTCATCCTCGATGGTATCGGGATGAAATTCGGTGCCTTCCTGCTGGGGAAGGGATGGCGCGCGGATCTCAACGGGACCGATCTCTTCCCAATGCTAATGCGTCGAGCGGTAACGGCGAGGGTGCCGATCTATCTGCTTGGGGCTACGGAGACGGTGGTGCGGGATGCGGCCTGGCGCGTGCAAACCATGTTCCCGGGTATTCGGCTTGCCGGCTTTCGCTCGGGCTACTTCGATATCGCACGTGAACCAGAGATCGTCGCGGACATCAATCGAAGCGGCGCCGGTATCGTCCTCGTTGGTCGTGGTTGCCCGTTGCAGGAGCAGTTCGCGATTCGTCAGCGGACGGCCCTCACTGTACCGATGTTGTGGATGGTCGGCGGTCTTCTGGATTTCGTTTCACAACGCAAGCCCAGGGCATTTCCGCTGCTGCGCAGGCTTCGACTCGAGTGGCTGTTCCGTTTCGGCCTCGAGCCGCGTGACAAGTGGCTCCGCAATATCGTCGCGGCGCCGTGGTTTCTTTGGCATGTATTGTCCTTACGGCGGCAAGAGCGCGAGCGACGGCACGCCAGCAGCCGTGAAAACAGACGTTGCGGACGAGCGGCCGGGGCATCCGACGGCAAGATTCCCTTGCTGATTACGATGGATCTCGAACTTGCCTATGACCACGATCGTCGTCAACAGCATGCGGCCCTAGAACGTCTCATCCGGGACTGCGATGAGTCGGGCATTCCGCTGACGGTGTTCTCCACGGCCGATGCCGGAGACGAATTCTCCGAAGAGATCCGAAGTCTCTTGCGAGCCGACCATGAAGTCGGTTGTCATGGAGTTGCCCATGACGTCGGAGAGGATTTCGGAGAAATGCCGGCGACGGTGGCCGAGCGCCTCATTGGCGAAGCCACGCTGCGGCTCTACCAGAACACTGGCCAGTGGCCGCGTTGCTTTCGAGGTCCGAGGATGACGACCTCCGCCACCACGCAGGCGGCCCTGGTGCGCCACGGGTATGCGGCGGACTTTTCCGTCTGCCCACAGCGTCTTGATTCCCTCCGGTTTCGAGGAGGGACGCTGCATCGCCTTCTTGCGCCCAGACAGCCCTACCGTCCCTCGATTGACTCGCCGTTTCATCGGGGGGATGCACAGCTGCATGTCGTGCCGCTGAGCACGATCGGCCTGCCGTTCGTGTCCGGGGTTCTCTACCTGTTTGGACTTCGACTCATGAAGACGTTCTTCCGCCTCCTGGTGTGGGAAGCGCGTCGCCGAGGCACGGCCATCGTGTACCTGTTTCACTCTTACGAGTTCTCGCAACGCACGGCCCCGGGGGCGAGTGGATGGTGTGACGGCGGCCGCCGCGGTGGCCGTCACCGCTGGCACCACCGGCTGTACGAGCAAGACCGCGAATACCGTTACGCGACCAATCTGGGCCTGCTTCGTTACATGTGTGCCTACGAAGGCGTGATGCCCACCACCGGGGCGCGGCTCGTTGCCCGCCTCGAGGAAGAGCGGTGCACGTGA
- a CDS encoding DUF4910 domain-containing protein translates to MRPSADALARMRRFIEATWRLNRVAVSRDATRTCEIIAEEIGGEILRVPSGSECLTWIIPPRWEVEEAYVETLDGERILDYRDNPLHVCLYSAPFEGVLDLEELRPHLHSSEAMPDDIPFHNRWTYRPGDFTEWGFCLPHNRYRRLRPARYRVVLRATFQPGEMAVHHASARGQHENTLFVFAHTCHPGQVNDGVACIAVAMELFRGLVRRREGLRYSYRVIFGPEYHAAAGYLTHAKGIEHLRYGISLDMMANYQPLGFSRSFLGDTYLDKATRNVMAHHVPGSFERAYRDLWGNDEMFYDGPDFRIPVVTIGRDKFPAYHHSSDDLEHCNWAQMEDTLSVLQRLVQVFETDRRLRRRYRGPLYLSRYGLYIDPKKERAGARALQQIQILMDGERSYLEIADALKIDFEFVRRFGDELLQLGLAEEDPTFAP, encoded by the coding sequence ATGCGCCCGTCCGCTGACGCGCTGGCCCGGATGCGGCGGTTCATCGAGGCCACCTGGAGACTGAACCGCGTCGCCGTGTCCCGGGATGCCACGCGCACCTGCGAGATCATCGCGGAGGAGATCGGGGGCGAAATCCTGCGGGTACCGTCCGGGAGCGAATGCCTCACCTGGATCATCCCCCCTCGATGGGAGGTGGAGGAAGCGTACGTCGAAACGCTCGACGGGGAGCGCATCCTCGACTACCGGGACAACCCCCTGCACGTCTGCCTCTACTCGGCCCCGTTCGAGGGGGTGCTCGACCTCGAGGAGCTACGGCCCCACCTCCACAGCTCCGAGGCGATGCCCGACGACATCCCGTTCCACAACCGGTGGACGTACCGGCCGGGGGACTTCACGGAGTGGGGGTTCTGTCTGCCGCACAACCGGTACCGACGGCTCCGCCCGGCCCGATACCGGGTGGTCCTGCGTGCGACGTTCCAGCCGGGGGAGATGGCCGTGCATCACGCCTCGGCGCGCGGACAGCATGAGAACACCCTGTTCGTGTTCGCGCACACATGCCATCCGGGGCAGGTGAACGACGGGGTCGCCTGCATCGCCGTCGCCATGGAGCTGTTCCGCGGGCTCGTGCGCCGCCGCGAGGGGCTGCGCTACTCCTACCGGGTGATCTTCGGTCCCGAGTATCACGCCGCTGCGGGCTACCTGACCCATGCGAAGGGCATCGAGCACCTCCGGTACGGCATCTCGCTGGACATGATGGCCAACTACCAGCCGCTGGGGTTCTCGCGATCCTTCCTGGGCGACACGTACCTCGACAAGGCCACCCGGAACGTGATGGCCCATCATGTCCCCGGGTCGTTCGAGCGCGCCTACCGCGACCTGTGGGGCAACGACGAGATGTTCTACGATGGCCCGGATTTCAGGATCCCCGTGGTGACCATCGGTCGGGACAAGTTCCCTGCCTACCATCACAGCTCGGACGACCTCGAACACTGCAACTGGGCGCAGATGGAGGACACGCTGTCCGTGCTCCAGCGACTCGTGCAGGTCTTCGAGACGGACCGGCGGCTCCGGCGGAGGTACCGGGGACCGCTCTACCTGTCGCGATACGGTCTCTACATCGATCCGAAGAAGGAGCGCGCCGGGGCCCGGGCCCTGCAGCAGATCCAGATCCTGATGGACGGCGAGCGGTCGTACCTGGAGATCGCGGATGCGCTCAAGATCGATTTCGAGTTCGTGCGCCGGTTCGGCGACGAGCTGCTGCAGCTCGGGCTGGCCGAGGAAGACCCGACATTCGCCCCGTGA
- a CDS encoding sulfotransferase encodes MQLVFITGMFRSGTSLLARCVDGHPRVTIAPDAYLDVFKLLRNKIYSRHGVEWERDAPLPDNFFNPHEEAQAAVQASAMDVEVSAEDLAHLTTRVATRCALFSPAVIPHLAEVRPGLLRDVFWQLLEIVRIAYGGPDTLYVGTKDAWCEEFIRPLVNAFPDAKVLHIVRDPRATIASKKARGSGMYPILFLIRHWRKTYAYHLLNRHLTDNYMMLRYEDIIASPEREMRRVSEALGVAYTPSMVDPSHFSDGKGGRWTQNSSYGTSTEITGRFADRWKTVLTPTELRFIEELCEFEMERLGYARLTEPDFPATIAAPPEYPRAELAEWTLRYFDPKPSGADMLQEAVRRCVLQDALLQADRALVRRAFITGEFFVSSGEAHAPVR; translated from the coding sequence GTGCAGCTCGTGTTCATCACCGGCATGTTTCGCTCGGGAACGTCGCTCCTGGCCCGGTGCGTGGACGGGCATCCGCGCGTGACCATCGCCCCGGACGCCTACCTGGACGTCTTCAAGCTCCTGCGGAACAAGATCTACTCCCGGCACGGCGTGGAATGGGAGCGCGACGCCCCGCTGCCCGACAACTTCTTCAATCCGCACGAGGAGGCCCAGGCGGCCGTCCAGGCGTCAGCCATGGACGTCGAGGTGTCTGCCGAGGACCTCGCTCACCTGACGACTCGCGTCGCCACCCGCTGCGCCCTCTTCTCCCCCGCCGTGATCCCCCACCTCGCCGAGGTGCGGCCCGGCCTCCTGCGGGACGTCTTCTGGCAGCTGCTGGAGATCGTTCGCATCGCGTACGGCGGCCCGGACACCCTGTATGTCGGCACCAAGGACGCCTGGTGCGAGGAGTTCATCCGGCCGCTGGTGAATGCGTTCCCCGACGCGAAGGTCCTCCACATCGTCCGGGATCCGCGGGCGACGATCGCCTCGAAGAAGGCCCGGGGCAGCGGCATGTACCCGATCCTCTTCCTGATTCGCCACTGGCGAAAGACCTACGCCTATCATCTGCTGAACCGCCACCTGACCGACAACTACATGATGCTTCGCTATGAGGACATCATCGCCTCGCCCGAACGGGAAATGCGCCGCGTCTCGGAGGCGCTCGGGGTCGCGTATACGCCCTCGATGGTCGACCCGAGCCACTTCAGTGACGGGAAGGGCGGTCGGTGGACACAGAACTCCTCCTACGGGACCTCGACGGAGATCACCGGGAGATTCGCCGACCGGTGGAAGACGGTGCTGACGCCGACGGAGCTTCGGTTCATCGAGGAGCTGTGCGAGTTCGAGATGGAGCGCCTGGGCTACGCGCGGCTGACCGAGCCGGATTTCCCGGCGACGATCGCGGCCCCCCCAGAGTACCCGCGCGCCGAGCTCGCGGAGTGGACGCTGCGGTACTTCGATCCGAAGCCGAGCGGGGCGGACATGCTGCAGGAGGCCGTGCGGCGCTGCGTGCTCCAGGATGCCCTCTTGCAGGCGGATCGCGCGCTCGTGCGGCGCGCGTTCATCACCGGGGAGTTCTTCGTCAGCTCCGGCGAGGCCCATGCGCCCGTCCGCTGA
- a CDS encoding glycosyltransferase family 4 protein produces MQLCGLDYGFRMHLLPLVRWCMQAGFEVCCCGPRGSFHRDVIARGHRYIEVPFTRNMDLMNHLRCLRRLIGVLREERIDILHTHSLIGGVLGRVAARRAGVPLSIYTAHGFRFHPGQNPLARQFYVACERLGSRYTDFLFTQNKEDREAAVRFGLAPAHRIRVIGNGVEVRRFQRDTIPPVALDRVREELSIPEGATVITTIVRPTREKGAVQFIKMANRVAELRADTCFLAVLAPIENERHSIRETLVRQPHTPNLRILGYRTDVPTLLALTDIYVQASQYEGLARALMEAMVSGATPVVSDVRGNREMVTHGETGLLAPYGDIDAFVGALVHLVDDSVRRVRIGQRARGFALKHYDENAMLGEQVRVIRELAVERFGARAERSLSEV; encoded by the coding sequence ATGCAGCTGTGTGGGCTTGATTATGGCTTCCGGATGCATCTGCTCCCCCTTGTCCGGTGGTGTATGCAGGCGGGTTTCGAGGTTTGCTGCTGTGGACCACGTGGATCATTCCATCGCGACGTCATCGCTCGCGGGCACCGGTATATTGAGGTTCCCTTCACGAGAAACATGGATCTGATGAACCACTTGAGGTGCCTGCGTCGACTCATCGGGGTATTGCGGGAAGAGCGGATTGACATTCTCCACACGCATAGCCTCATCGGTGGGGTTCTGGGCCGAGTCGCTGCGCGCCGGGCTGGGGTGCCGTTGTCGATCTACACCGCTCATGGGTTCCGCTTCCATCCCGGCCAGAATCCACTGGCGCGCCAGTTCTATGTCGCATGCGAGCGCCTGGGCTCGCGGTACACGGACTTCCTCTTTACTCAAAACAAAGAGGATCGAGAAGCCGCCGTCCGGTTTGGCCTTGCCCCCGCGCACCGCATCCGAGTCATCGGCAACGGCGTGGAGGTGCGACGCTTTCAGCGCGATACCATACCGCCAGTCGCGCTTGATCGCGTCCGGGAAGAACTCTCGATCCCGGAGGGCGCGACAGTCATTACCACGATTGTCCGACCGACCCGGGAAAAGGGCGCTGTGCAGTTCATCAAGATGGCAAATCGTGTGGCCGAACTGCGTGCAGATACCTGTTTCCTGGCCGTCCTGGCGCCCATCGAAAACGAGCGTCACTCTATTCGTGAGACGCTCGTGCGCCAACCCCACACCCCGAACCTGCGAATTCTCGGCTACCGGACGGACGTGCCGACGCTCCTCGCATTGACAGATATCTATGTCCAGGCGTCGCAATACGAGGGACTTGCCCGAGCGCTCATGGAGGCGATGGTGAGTGGCGCGACGCCCGTGGTTTCCGATGTGCGCGGTAATCGGGAAATGGTCACCCACGGCGAAACGGGGCTCCTTGCGCCATATGGCGACATCGACGCTTTTGTCGGTGCCTTGGTGCACCTTGTTGATGATTCGGTCCGTCGCGTAAGGATCGGGCAGCGGGCTCGGGGGTTCGCATTGAAACATTATGATGAGAACGCGATGTTGGGCGAGCAGGTGCGAGTCATTCGCGAGCTTGCCGTCGAGCGCTTTGGCGCCAGGGCCGAACGGAGCCTGAGCGAGGTATGA